A segment of the Halocatena salina genome:
ACGTGTGATCGGAGAGGTCACGGATCGCAGCCAAAATGTGCTGTTCAGGGAGCTCCTATCGATGATTGAGCGGTCACACCCTGAAACGGCCGGTATCACCAGGCAAACGCTCGACGCCTACGCCCGCGAATTCGGCGAGGCAACAGCCGTCGCGTTCACCCCCCAAGAACTGCGCGACACGGTCGATGAGCGACTCGCCGACACCGACGTGTGGATCGATACGAAAACGGTCTATTCCCTTAAGGACCGTATCAGCGTGTACCCCGCGCGCTGGCACGACGTACTCGGTGGCACCGTCGATATCCCCGCCTACATCCGGTTCATCGAAGACGAAGTGGACGGAAACGACACCGATCTCACGAGGGCAGATCCGGGCGATGGCATCCACGAACAGGACCTTCTCGATCTCGTCGCTATCATCGGACGCACGGACAGAAAAACGGTAAAAACCCGGCTTGAACAGCTCCGCGACCAGGGCGACATCGCCGAAGGAGCCGACCAGCACCCCGATGCCCGCGTGTACCTACGCGAACGAACCGACCGACGCGATCCGGCGCTCGATACGTGAAAACCGAAGACACGCATCGATACCGGCTTAGATATAATCCAGACAGTTCCAAGCATCACCATTACAAACGTATCCTTATAGCAGGGACGAATCCCCCATATAAGTATCATCCTGCGTTCCTTGTACATCTACCTGTCAGAAGAAGCGACCGTTTGCGCCGAGCGTTGTGGGCGCTTCCGTTTAGTAGCAGGGGGTCACGAGATATCTGACAATGGAGATCGGTTCCCTAGACGAATTCACATAGCGGGTCTCACAGCACACAGGCGGCCGTCCACTCCCCCCGTCGCTTCCTGAAGTCGTGAACGCAACGGTTGGTGATGTTCACGACTGGGTCGAAGTCCCTCGTGGCCTCGCCTCGGTCCGTCCAATCTGCGGTTCTGCTGCAAGTACCACCGCTGCCAGGGTTTAATGACATCGAAACGTGAATGCTAGGGTATGGCAAACGAATACGAATGCGACGCCTGTGAAGTATCGGTCGATACCGAGGAGGAACTCAACGAACACACCCAAGCGGCACACGACACGGACTGATTACTGCTTTGTCCGCTTTCTCTTCAGATCCGTCATCTCGAACATCACAGCGCGTTCTTCGCGGCAACCATGGCTTGTGCTCAACCGTGCGATCGACATGCGCGTCGTGGCTAGCTCCGTTCGTGTGTTTATCCCCCTCCTTCCGTTCTCTTGATCCGCGTTCCTATCACAGAGGAGAGTGTAGCTATAGCTTAGAGAATAATACTTTTCTGCTGAGTGAACTTTTCGATGCTCACCCCGAGTCCTTCGCGGCCAATGCCGGAAGCTTTCTTGCCCCCGAACGGGATATCACCGATTCCGTGGCTCGGTTCGCCGTTGATTCGGACAGCCCCTGCGTCGAGACGCTCTGCAACGGACAGTGCTCTATCGTGATCAGCAGTGAATACGCTGCCATCGAGTGCGAGATCACTTTCGTTAGCGAGGGAAATAGCATCATCTTGATCGGATATCGTCGTTACTGGGATGACGGGACCGAACTGTTCCTCATGAATGATGCGTGCTTCGGGCGGCACGTCTGCAAGCAGCGTTGGCGTGTAGTACCGACCGTCACGCTCACCTCCACGGACGAGTGTTGCACCGTGGTCTACAGCGTCGGTGACGAGTGCCTCCACCCATTCTGCCTGCTCCTCGTCGATAAGGGGACCGAGATCGGTGTCCGTATCGAAGAGATCGTCGATAACCCAATTGGCCATTTCCTTCTCAATTCGCTCTACGAGGTCGTCATGAATCGATTCATGAGCGAGCACACGACTTACAGCTGAACAGCGCTGTCCGGCGTACTTCAATGCCCCCTTGGCGCAGGCAGCCGCTACCGTGTCGAGGTCTGCGTCGGGGAAAACGATCGCGGGCGCGTTTCCTCCGAGTTCCAAGTGGTATTCGACTAGCCCACTCTCGCGGGCGATATGGTTGCCCGCGCCAGCGGAACCGGTCATCGTGATGGCGTTGATCCGATCGTCACTAACCAGCACGTCACCGATCTCGCTCCCACGGCCCGGGACGTAGTTGAACCCCCCCTCGGGGAGTTCCGTCTCGTTGATGATGTCCGCAAGGATTCCTGTACTGACGGGCGTCTGGGTCGCGGATTTGAGAATGACGCTATTCCCGGCAGCGAGTGCAGGGGCAATATGGAGTGCGGGCGTCGAGAGTGGGTAGTTATAGGGTGTGATACACAACACAATCCCGATCGGTTCCGGTCTGGTAACCGCTCTCCAGCCCTTATGACTACTTGTCGTTCCTCGTCGATATTCGCCATCGAGGGCGCGAGCCTCCTCGATAGCTCGGCGAAAGCGCTCGGCGGCAGCATCCACCTCGCTTCGGGCCCCCGAAATCGGCTTCCCTGCTTCACGGACGATCGTCTCGGTGAAGTCCTCTTTTCGTTCTTCGATACCATCTGCGATAGCAGAAAGCCATGCAACGCGTTCGGGAACGGTTGTCCTCGCCATTCGTCGTTTCACATCGTGAGCGGCTGCAAGTGCCTGCTCTGCCTGTTCTGTGCCTGCTGTACTAACCCGCGTAAGCGTTCCCCCATTTGTGAGATCCATCACCTCAATCTCTTCGTCGGTTTCTATTCGCTGTCCATCGATCAGCGGACGATCAGTGTGTCCCATCGTTGCATCCCTCCATAATCTAATATACACACGAGATACAAGAGTGCGTTCGATAATCATCGCCCACTTATGTTTGAACATATATGTTTTAT
Coding sequences within it:
- a CDS encoding aldehyde dehydrogenase family protein produces the protein MGHTDRPLIDGQRIETDEEIEVMDLTNGGTLTRVSTAGTEQAEQALAAAHDVKRRMARTTVPERVAWLSAIADGIEERKEDFTETIVREAGKPISGARSEVDAAAERFRRAIEEARALDGEYRRGTTSSHKGWRAVTRPEPIGIVLCITPYNYPLSTPALHIAPALAAGNSVILKSATQTPVSTGILADIINETELPEGGFNYVPGRGSEIGDVLVSDDRINAITMTGSAGAGNHIARESGLVEYHLELGGNAPAIVFPDADLDTVAAACAKGALKYAGQRCSAVSRVLAHESIHDDLVERIEKEMANWVIDDLFDTDTDLGPLIDEEQAEWVEALVTDAVDHGATLVRGGERDGRYYTPTLLADVPPEARIIHEEQFGPVIPVTTISDQDDAISLANESDLALDGSVFTADHDRALSVAERLDAGAVRINGEPSHGIGDIPFGGKKASGIGREGLGVSIEKFTQQKSIIL